In Actinoplanes sp. NBC_00393, a single genomic region encodes these proteins:
- a CDS encoding IclR family transcriptional regulator — protein MPRVVPAVIRALDILELFLDRPQLSAREVIERLGLPRTTVHELLVTLVERSYLIAVPGQPVEYRLGMPLFQLGAAFAGRLDLVREAQLVARDVAAECNEAVHVAVLDGTDVIYLVKVDSTHPVRMVSAVGRRLPAHCTAVGKILLADLGRADLDAVLAQGPLPGMTPESITDPDRLRDHLEHVRAEGVAADVGESDSAMRCVAAAIRDHSGATVAAMSVSAPIIRWTAQAHLEWTKLVREGAATLSARMGYRSR, from the coding sequence TGTCGGCCCGCGAGGTGATCGAGCGGCTCGGGCTGCCCCGTACCACGGTTCACGAGCTGCTCGTCACGCTCGTCGAACGCTCGTACCTGATCGCAGTGCCGGGCCAGCCGGTGGAGTACCGGCTCGGCATGCCCCTGTTCCAGCTCGGGGCGGCGTTCGCCGGCCGGCTGGACCTGGTCCGCGAGGCGCAGCTCGTCGCGCGGGACGTGGCCGCCGAGTGCAACGAGGCGGTGCACGTGGCCGTGCTCGACGGCACCGACGTCATCTACCTCGTCAAGGTCGACAGCACGCATCCGGTCCGGATGGTCTCCGCGGTCGGGCGACGGCTGCCGGCGCACTGCACGGCGGTCGGCAAGATCCTGCTGGCGGACCTCGGCCGGGCGGATCTGGATGCTGTTCTGGCGCAGGGGCCGCTGCCGGGCATGACGCCGGAGAGCATCACCGACCCGGACCGGCTGCGGGATCACCTCGAACACGTCCGTGCCGAGGGCGTGGCGGCCGACGTCGGCGAGTCCGACAGCGCCATGCGTTGCGTGGCCGCGGCGATCCGGGATCACTCCGGCGCCACTGTCGCAGCGATGAGCGTGTCGGCGCCGATCATCCGCTGGACCGCGCAGGCACACCTGGAGTGGACCAAGCTGGTGCGCGAGGGCGCCGCCACGCTGTCCGCCCGCATGGGTTACCGGTCCCGCTAG